The following coding sequences lie in one Microbacterium sp. XT11 genomic window:
- a CDS encoding PP2C family protein-serine/threonine phosphatase, whose protein sequence is MTLSSVILNVASLTDVGLTRAVNEDSVLAASPVFLVADGMGGHDAGDRASQAVVEAFQPLGGHEVSTADIGAALARANGAVSAISAQHARGAGSTVAAVALIEHEGVPHWLVFNVGDSRVYRHHDTELDQLTIDHSLGQELVDAGELRAEDMATFAHRNVITRAIGAEENLADSWLVPVIDGDRLLICSDGLSGEVSDESIRATLTMCGRPETAAAALVRRAKQAGGRDNISVIVIDVVAGGAAPPSADGTDSRQSAVHTTTMLESTTVPVRGRSS, encoded by the coding sequence GTGACGCTCTCCTCCGTGATCCTGAACGTCGCGTCGCTGACCGACGTCGGTCTCACGCGCGCTGTCAACGAGGACTCCGTGCTCGCCGCGTCACCGGTCTTCCTCGTCGCCGACGGCATGGGCGGACACGACGCCGGCGATCGGGCCAGCCAGGCGGTCGTCGAGGCGTTCCAGCCGCTCGGCGGACACGAGGTCTCCACCGCCGACATCGGTGCGGCACTCGCGCGGGCGAACGGTGCTGTTTCGGCGATCTCCGCCCAGCACGCCCGCGGAGCCGGCAGCACGGTGGCGGCGGTCGCGCTCATCGAGCACGAGGGCGTGCCGCACTGGCTCGTGTTCAACGTGGGCGACTCGCGCGTGTACCGTCATCACGACACCGAACTCGACCAGCTGACGATCGATCACTCGCTCGGCCAGGAGCTCGTCGACGCGGGAGAGCTTCGCGCGGAGGACATGGCGACCTTCGCGCACCGCAACGTCATCACGCGCGCGATCGGTGCAGAGGAGAATCTCGCCGACAGCTGGCTCGTGCCCGTCATCGACGGCGACCGGCTGCTCATCTGCTCCGACGGCCTGAGCGGCGAGGTCAGCGACGAGAGCATCCGCGCGACGCTCACGATGTGCGGCCGTCCGGAGACGGCCGCCGCTGCGCTCGTGCGTCGTGCGAAGCAGGCGGGCGGGCGCGACAACATCTCGGTCATCGTCATCGACGTCGTAGCGGGCGGCGCGGCACCCCCTTCCGCCGACGGAACCGACAGCCGGCAGTCGGCCGTGCACACCACGACCATGCTCGAGAGCACCACGGTGCCCGTGCGGGGACGGTCGTCATGA
- a CDS encoding Ig-like domain-containing protein has translation MKPKTLASSAAVTVGAIAITTMAFAYEGNPTTKVDLNDGGVWITKTSSLLVGHFNHESTVLDGGLRNGSDDYDILQDAAQVLVVDDSASTVTAVDPARVALTDSAAIPGSAKVALGNRTAAILDRDSGDLWVVPVSGIAAFEIKGTDPTVELGEHADVAVAKDGTVFGLSAQRGEVVTIPVDNQGEALDASTASIGEVDPAGDPSITAVGDAPVVLDPAAGAVVTPGGTRTEIGDADGALLQQPSAETDAVAVATASALVRVPLDGGEPQKIDAGGVGAPAAPVWLRGCTYGAWAGSASFVRECPGETNDVAEKIPDAEDSTSLVFRVNRDVIVLNDAVGGAAWLPNESLQRVDNWDDIVPPEGENENQEDTTEETVETTLPERSEQNTPPIAEDDEFGVRPGRTTMLPVLDNDTDADGDVLVASLAQSQPALGEVQPVNNGGSMQIAVDEDTTGGGSFEYQVDDGRGGKATATVQLTVHDWETNGAPEQRRTTGIAVEEGGSVSYNVLPDWLDPDGDDIYLRNVVAAPGDEVDFTTDGQVTYRAVASLQGRKDIQVTVADGLGETATGTLRLDVRPAGSTMPKTNADHVVTRVGEAISVSPLVNDTSSSREPLRLARVDEVPGATIVPDYQNKAFTFRSETAGVYYAQYLVSAGPNAVPGLVRIDVLPPSETQLPPIAVRDVALLPSGGEVLVGVLGNDTEPSGGILVVQSVTVPPHSGISVSVLNHETLRIGDQGALSEQVRISYRISNGTQSAEGDVIVIPIPRPEQLLPPVANDDQVVVRAGDVVTIPVLDNDTHPNGDVLHVDPQLVEPLVDPEDGEAFVSQDTVRFRASDRPGTVYLTYQAVDSMGQKDAGYVTVQVRPVDEESNSAPKPQDLTVRALSGSSVRIAIPLDGIDADGDSVELVGQESAPSKGQVAEVGTNYLVYEAFDDAAGVDSFTYRVRDRLGKEGVATIRVGIAPGDSANQAPYAVKDAVVVRPGRTIAVPVLANDSDPEGDAISLVKKGLEIPSDAGLQARVSGDRVVVKAPDRTMDTSIQYTIRDARGATATAVLQITVDDEVPLKVPTARDDRVVAADVTDSLRVDVDVLTNDEDPDGTVDALDLTVETGGVVQEDRSIRVTVGEQRQLIRYTVTDQDEQSASAFIFVPALSELRPTLSSTKPVEVKSGETIELPLSKYVTVAGGGDVVITEAAKVSAVNSDGSPLIKDQTTLVYTSKPGYFGKDALTFEVTDGTGPDDPQGRKATLTIPITVLPPENQPPVFVNGQVEVAPGEPATSLDLAALTTDPDPEDADKLRFRISGEPGNGISARVDGSKLLVEAGSSTPKGTSATVQLRIDDGTTEPVEGSVAVLVTASTRALPTANTDTIAEADQGKTITVPVLQNDVNPFPETPLKVVSVVPETGSGTAEISGSEVKVTPSADFVGTFVVRYRVQDATKDPDREVDGRIVLTVQGVPEAPGTPTVSSVQDRTVVLAWSPPANNGAEITSYTVRSVAGNYTKKCSSTTCTLDGLTNNVEYVFQVVATNRVGDSEPSPSSAVARPDARPDTPQPPKLVFGDKSLKVSWATPTTPGSPVESYTLEISPAPPSGVAQKTGVTGNSLVWEGLENGADYQVRVRAHNRAPEPSSWSGWSASEIPAGVPGTVAAPRAQSAPSVGSQAQMTVSWDAAPQNGDAIAEYELLVMRGGSIVNRVPRIAGTQHSQTVTVATSTADYTYAVRARNKAGWGAQSPASTPQRAFGSPGAPTITGAQEHDGYVTVQYSLSDTNGANSSEIHYEYTLDGSTWSRNWDGERINAANNGTYTVRVRAYSVVGGQESQPGPASAPSGALRPYGPVANPGVGAANQGLSVKVSWSAPAPNGRPIEEVQVRLDGGSWQNLGLSGSRNVGNGYDQTHTIEVRARDSAGQWSNVVSASARTDSKPQPDAWVTGGSYVSGCTNVGGGTCRKFVLNTSNFAGGSYNIECTVDGRVFGNNAGFPVDIPSNGSVQLDCYNGFGTSKGVNIIGGNPSKARPGNF, from the coding sequence ATGAAGCCGAAGACACTGGCATCGTCTGCCGCCGTGACGGTGGGGGCCATCGCGATCACCACCATGGCCTTCGCCTATGAGGGCAACCCCACGACGAAGGTCGACCTCAACGACGGCGGCGTCTGGATCACCAAGACCTCGAGCCTGCTGGTCGGTCACTTCAATCACGAGTCGACCGTGCTCGACGGCGGGCTGCGCAACGGCAGCGACGACTACGACATCCTTCAGGACGCCGCGCAGGTGCTCGTCGTCGACGACAGCGCCTCCACGGTCACCGCGGTGGACCCGGCGCGTGTCGCGCTGACCGATTCGGCGGCCATCCCAGGCTCCGCGAAGGTCGCACTGGGCAACCGCACCGCCGCCATCCTCGACCGTGACTCCGGTGACCTGTGGGTGGTGCCGGTCAGCGGGATCGCGGCGTTCGAGATCAAGGGCACCGACCCCACCGTCGAACTCGGAGAGCACGCCGACGTCGCCGTCGCCAAGGACGGCACCGTGTTCGGCTTGTCCGCTCAGCGCGGCGAGGTCGTCACCATCCCGGTCGACAACCAGGGCGAAGCGCTCGACGCGTCGACGGCGTCCATCGGCGAGGTCGACCCTGCCGGTGACCCGAGCATCACGGCCGTGGGCGACGCGCCCGTCGTGCTCGACCCCGCTGCGGGGGCCGTCGTCACGCCGGGAGGCACGCGCACCGAGATCGGCGACGCCGACGGCGCCCTCCTGCAGCAGCCATCCGCGGAGACGGACGCGGTCGCCGTGGCCACGGCATCCGCCCTCGTCAGGGTGCCGCTCGACGGCGGCGAGCCGCAGAAGATCGACGCCGGAGGGGTCGGAGCACCCGCGGCTCCCGTGTGGCTGCGCGGCTGCACCTACGGCGCGTGGGCCGGCTCGGCGAGCTTCGTGCGGGAGTGCCCCGGCGAGACGAACGACGTGGCGGAGAAGATCCCGGATGCCGAGGACTCGACGAGCCTCGTGTTCCGCGTGAACCGCGACGTCATCGTGCTGAACGACGCGGTCGGCGGCGCGGCGTGGCTCCCGAACGAGAGCCTGCAGCGCGTCGACAACTGGGACGACATCGTTCCGCCGGAAGGCGAGAACGAGAACCAGGAGGACACCACCGAGGAGACGGTGGAGACCACCCTTCCGGAGCGGAGCGAGCAGAACACCCCGCCCATCGCTGAGGACGACGAGTTCGGCGTGCGCCCCGGTCGCACCACGATGCTGCCCGTGCTCGACAACGACACCGACGCCGACGGTGACGTGCTCGTCGCGTCTCTCGCCCAGAGTCAGCCCGCACTCGGCGAGGTGCAGCCGGTGAACAACGGCGGCTCGATGCAGATCGCGGTCGACGAGGACACCACGGGGGGCGGATCGTTCGAATACCAGGTCGACGACGGGCGCGGGGGCAAGGCGACCGCGACGGTGCAGCTCACCGTGCACGACTGGGAGACCAACGGCGCTCCCGAGCAGCGGAGGACCACCGGCATCGCCGTCGAGGAGGGCGGGTCGGTCTCATACAACGTGCTGCCGGACTGGCTCGATCCCGACGGCGACGACATCTACCTCAGGAACGTCGTGGCCGCGCCGGGGGACGAGGTCGACTTCACGACAGACGGGCAGGTCACGTACCGCGCCGTCGCGAGCCTTCAGGGGCGCAAGGACATCCAGGTGACCGTCGCCGACGGGCTCGGCGAGACGGCGACCGGCACGCTCAGGCTCGACGTGCGCCCTGCGGGCTCGACCATGCCGAAGACCAACGCCGACCACGTGGTCACCCGCGTGGGCGAGGCCATCTCGGTCTCACCGCTGGTGAACGACACGAGCTCGAGCCGGGAACCCTTGCGGCTCGCGCGCGTCGACGAGGTGCCGGGCGCGACGATCGTGCCCGACTACCAGAACAAGGCGTTCACGTTCCGCTCCGAGACGGCGGGCGTCTACTACGCGCAGTACCTCGTGAGCGCCGGCCCCAACGCGGTGCCGGGGCTGGTGCGCATCGACGTGCTCCCGCCGTCCGAGACGCAGCTGCCGCCCATCGCCGTGCGCGACGTCGCCCTGCTGCCCTCCGGCGGGGAGGTGCTCGTGGGTGTGCTCGGCAACGACACCGAGCCGTCCGGCGGCATCCTCGTCGTGCAGTCGGTGACCGTGCCGCCGCACAGCGGCATCTCGGTGTCGGTGCTCAACCACGAGACGCTGCGGATCGGCGACCAGGGCGCGCTCAGCGAGCAGGTGCGCATCAGCTACCGCATCTCCAACGGCACGCAGAGCGCCGAGGGCGACGTCATCGTCATCCCGATCCCGCGACCGGAGCAGCTGCTCCCGCCCGTCGCCAACGACGACCAGGTCGTGGTGCGGGCGGGCGACGTCGTCACGATCCCCGTGCTCGACAACGACACGCATCCGAACGGCGACGTGCTGCACGTCGACCCGCAGCTCGTGGAGCCGCTCGTCGATCCTGAAGACGGCGAGGCGTTCGTGTCGCAGGACACCGTGCGGTTCCGCGCATCCGACAGGCCCGGCACGGTATACCTCACGTATCAGGCCGTCGATTCGATGGGGCAGAAGGACGCGGGCTATGTGACCGTGCAGGTGCGCCCGGTGGACGAGGAGTCGAACTCGGCGCCCAAGCCGCAGGATCTCACGGTGCGCGCGCTGAGCGGCTCGAGCGTCCGCATCGCCATCCCGCTCGACGGGATCGACGCCGACGGCGACTCGGTCGAGCTGGTCGGCCAGGAGAGCGCCCCGTCGAAGGGGCAGGTCGCGGAGGTGGGCACGAACTACCTCGTCTACGAGGCGTTCGACGATGCCGCGGGGGTGGACTCGTTCACCTACCGGGTTCGCGACCGTCTCGGCAAGGAGGGCGTCGCGACGATCCGGGTCGGCATCGCACCGGGCGACTCCGCGAACCAGGCGCCGTACGCCGTGAAGGACGCGGTCGTCGTGCGCCCCGGTCGCACGATCGCCGTGCCCGTGCTCGCCAACGACTCCGATCCCGAGGGCGACGCGATCTCGCTCGTGAAGAAGGGTCTCGAGATTCCGTCGGATGCCGGTCTGCAGGCGCGCGTGTCGGGGGACCGCGTCGTGGTGAAGGCCCCGGACAGGACGATGGACACGTCGATCCAGTACACGATCCGCGATGCGCGCGGCGCCACCGCGACCGCCGTGCTGCAGATCACCGTCGACGACGAGGTGCCGCTCAAGGTGCCGACCGCGCGTGACGATCGCGTCGTCGCCGCCGATGTCACCGACAGCCTGCGCGTCGACGTCGACGTGCTCACCAACGACGAAGACCCCGACGGCACGGTCGACGCGCTCGACCTCACCGTCGAGACGGGCGGCGTCGTGCAGGAGGACAGGTCGATCCGAGTGACCGTGGGCGAGCAGCGCCAGCTGATCCGCTACACCGTCACCGATCAGGACGAGCAGTCGGCATCCGCCTTCATCTTCGTCCCTGCCCTGAGCGAGCTGCGCCCCACCCTGAGCAGCACCAAGCCCGTCGAGGTCAAGAGCGGCGAGACGATCGAGCTGCCGCTGTCGAAGTACGTGACGGTGGCGGGCGGCGGAGACGTCGTCATCACGGAGGCCGCCAAGGTGAGTGCCGTGAACTCCGACGGGTCGCCGCTGATCAAGGACCAGACGACCCTGGTGTACACCTCGAAGCCGGGCTACTTCGGCAAGGACGCCCTGACGTTCGAGGTCACCGACGGCACGGGGCCGGACGACCCGCAGGGGCGCAAGGCCACCCTCACGATCCCGATCACGGTGCTGCCGCCGGAGAACCAGCCGCCGGTGTTCGTGAACGGCCAGGTCGAGGTCGCACCGGGCGAGCCTGCCACGTCGCTCGACCTCGCGGCGCTCACGACGGATCCCGACCCGGAGGACGCCGACAAGCTCCGCTTCCGCATCAGCGGAGAGCCGGGGAACGGCATCAGCGCGCGCGTCGACGGCAGCAAGCTGCTCGTCGAGGCGGGATCCAGCACACCCAAGGGAACGAGCGCCACGGTGCAGCTGCGCATCGACGACGGCACCACGGAGCCGGTGGAGGGCTCGGTCGCGGTGCTGGTCACGGCGTCGACGCGAGCGCTCCCGACGGCCAACACCGACACGATCGCCGAGGCCGACCAGGGCAAGACGATCACCGTCCCGGTGCTGCAGAACGACGTGAACCCGTTCCCCGAGACCCCGCTCAAGGTCGTTTCGGTCGTCCCCGAGACCGGATCGGGCACGGCGGAGATCAGCGGCAGCGAGGTGAAGGTCACTCCGAGCGCCGACTTCGTCGGCACCTTCGTGGTGCGGTACCGCGTGCAGGACGCGACGAAGGACCCCGACCGCGAGGTCGACGGACGCATCGTGCTGACCGTCCAGGGCGTGCCGGAGGCCCCTGGCACGCCCACCGTCTCGAGCGTGCAGGACCGCACGGTGGTGCTCGCGTGGTCCCCGCCCGCCAACAACGGCGCGGAGATCACCTCGTACACCGTGCGCTCCGTCGCCGGCAACTACACCAAGAAGTGCTCCTCGACGACGTGCACGCTCGACGGCCTCACGAACAACGTCGAGTACGTGTTCCAGGTCGTGGCGACCAACCGCGTGGGAGACAGCGAGCCGTCGCCGTCGTCGGCGGTCGCGCGGCCGGACGCCCGACCGGACACGCCGCAGCCCCCGAAGCTCGTCTTCGGCGACAAGAGCCTGAAGGTGTCGTGGGCGACCCCGACGACGCCGGGCTCGCCGGTGGAGTCGTACACGCTCGAGATCTCGCCCGCGCCGCCGTCGGGCGTCGCGCAGAAGACCGGCGTGACGGGCAACTCGCTCGTCTGGGAGGGGCTCGAGAACGGGGCCGACTACCAGGTGCGGGTGCGGGCGCACAACAGGGCGCCGGAGCCGTCGAGCTGGAGCGGATGGTCGGCGAGCGAGATCCCCGCCGGTGTCCCCGGCACGGTCGCCGCGCCGCGCGCCCAGAGCGCTCCGTCGGTCGGCAGCCAGGCGCAGATGACGGTCAGCTGGGACGCAGCCCCGCAGAACGGCGACGCGATCGCCGAGTACGAGCTGCTCGTCATGCGCGGCGGATCGATCGTCAACCGGGTGCCGAGAATCGCCGGCACGCAGCACAGCCAGACCGTCACGGTCGCGACGTCGACGGCCGACTACACGTACGCCGTGCGGGCGAGGAACAAAGCCGGCTGGGGAGCCCAGAGCCCCGCGTCGACGCCCCAGCGCGCGTTCGGCAGCCCCGGCGCGCCGACCATCACCGGCGCGCAGGAGCACGACGGCTATGTGACCGTGCAGTACTCGCTGTCGGACACGAACGGCGCGAATAGCAGCGAGATCCACTACGAGTACACGCTCGACGGTTCGACCTGGAGCCGCAACTGGGACGGCGAGCGCATCAACGCGGCCAACAACGGAACGTACACCGTGCGCGTGCGCGCCTACTCCGTCGTCGGCGGACAGGAGTCGCAACCAGGACCCGCCTCGGCACCGTCGGGCGCGCTGCGGCCGTACGGCCCGGTGGCGAACCCCGGTGTCGGAGCGGCGAACCAGGGGCTCTCCGTGAAGGTGTCGTGGTCGGCTCCTGCCCCCAACGGTCGCCCGATCGAGGAGGTGCAGGTGCGCCTCGACGGCGGCTCGTGGCAGAACCTCGGACTCAGCGGCAGCCGCAACGTCGGCAACGGCTACGACCAGACGCACACGATCGAGGTGCGGGCACGCGACAGCGCGGGACAGTGGTCGAACGTCGTGTCGGCATCCGCTCGGACCGACTCCAAGCCCCAGCCCGACGCCTGGGTCACCGGCGGAAGCTACGTGTCCGGCTGCACGAACGTCGGCGGCGGCACGTGCCGCAAGTTCGTGCTGAACACGTCGAACTTCGCGGGCGGCTCGTACAACATCGAGTGCACGGTCGACGGCAGGGTGTTCGGCAACAACGCCGGGTTCCCGGTGGACATCCCCTCGAACGGCTCGGTCCAGCTCGACTGCTACAACGGCTTCGGCACGTCCAAGGGCGTGAACATCATCGGAGGGAACCCGTCGAAGGCGAGACCGGGCAACTTCTAG
- a CDS encoding DUF5684 domain-containing protein, with the protein MSADAGQVLMAEGGAAGSIAALLVVWLVTLLIGLGLYLWYAIALSKLFPRLGEQGWKGWVPVLNEATILSAGGRPAWNVVFYFIPIVQLYGLYLKVLATHSINRRFGRGAGATVLAILLPPVWATLLAWGAPPYPEADRLASLQHGPRRQGTDAVRGGAAQGYLAPPLPPQGGGAGRPAAGFAPGAPAPHGASGFPSVPAPYGGPGTADAPAHQRGAAWTGDLATDMTIPAPHRAEPAPPAPALPVPQGLIESVPGVAAPASVPQPPAPASAPQPPAPASAPQPPAPAAPQPPAASLTAAYPPAPVAPQPPAYHSRLVEPQPAAPQPPAAAPQPAAPQPPAASQPPAAPQPPAASQPPAAPQPPAAPQPPAAEPAAPQHLRVEPQPYAYPSAPQEQTSAEAEPPVEPAAAPWSAAPGEQRLRSAASAPRSEGRSTIQPVPISLPVPDPAPAPLAAKPQDDDDDLEATVIVSRRRGVRRVLVLDDGRRFVLSATSIVIGRNPEGEPGEQLLSIPDKTRTLSKTHARLMVQGDEWRLTDLHSTNGVVVVADDGHETLLDPGESVTGTGRFILGEVGMHVDVESGS; encoded by the coding sequence ATGAGCGCGGACGCAGGCCAGGTTCTCATGGCGGAGGGCGGCGCAGCGGGGTCGATCGCGGCTCTGCTCGTGGTCTGGCTGGTGACCCTTCTCATCGGGCTCGGCCTTTACTTGTGGTACGCGATCGCCCTCTCGAAGCTCTTCCCGCGGCTCGGTGAGCAGGGGTGGAAGGGCTGGGTGCCGGTCCTCAACGAGGCGACCATCCTGTCGGCCGGTGGCCGGCCGGCGTGGAACGTCGTCTTCTACTTCATTCCGATCGTCCAGCTCTACGGGCTCTACCTCAAGGTGCTCGCCACGCACAGCATCAACCGGCGCTTCGGTCGCGGCGCCGGGGCCACCGTGCTCGCGATCCTGCTTCCGCCCGTCTGGGCAACCCTGTTGGCGTGGGGCGCTCCGCCGTACCCCGAGGCCGATCGCCTCGCCAGCCTGCAGCACGGTCCGCGTCGACAGGGCACGGATGCCGTGCGCGGGGGCGCGGCGCAGGGCTACCTCGCGCCGCCGCTTCCTCCGCAGGGTGGCGGCGCGGGGCGGCCCGCAGCGGGGTTTGCCCCGGGCGCTCCGGCGCCCCACGGCGCGTCAGGGTTCCCGAGCGTGCCGGCTCCGTACGGTGGCCCCGGCACGGCGGATGCTCCTGCGCACCAGCGCGGAGCCGCGTGGACCGGCGATCTCGCCACCGACATGACCATCCCCGCACCGCATCGTGCGGAGCCCGCACCGCCGGCACCGGCGCTCCCTGTGCCGCAGGGTCTCATCGAGTCCGTGCCCGGCGTCGCTGCGCCGGCTTCGGTCCCGCAGCCGCCTGCGCCGGCTTCGGCCCCGCAACCACCCGCGCCGGCTTCCGCCCCGCAACCACCCGCGCCGGCCGCGCCGCAGCCGCCGGCCGCCTCGCTGACCGCTGCGTACCCGCCTGCCCCGGTGGCCCCGCAGCCGCCCGCGTATCACTCGCGGCTTGTTGAGCCGCAGCCTGCGGCCCCTCAGCCGCCTGCCGCCGCACCGCAGCCTGCGGCCCCGCAGCCGCCTGCCGCGTCGCAGCCGCCTGCGGCCCCGCAGCCGCCTGCCGCGTCGCAGCCGCCTGCCGCCCCGCAGCCGCCTGCCGCACCGCAGCCCCCGGCCGCGGAGCCGGCCGCACCCCAGCACCTGCGGGTCGAGCCGCAGCCGTACGCATACCCGTCGGCGCCGCAGGAACAGACTTCGGCTGAGGCTGAGCCCCCCGTTGAGCCCGCAGCCGCCCCCTGGTCCGCTGCTCCGGGCGAGCAGCGGCTTCGGTCAGCGGCATCCGCCCCCCGCTCGGAGGGACGGTCGACGATCCAGCCGGTGCCGATCTCGCTGCCCGTCCCCGACCCCGCACCCGCGCCCCTCGCGGCGAAGCCGCAGGACGATGACGACGACCTCGAGGCGACCGTCATCGTGTCGCGGCGTCGCGGGGTGCGTCGGGTGCTCGTCCTCGATGACGGGCGTCGCTTCGTGCTCTCTGCGACGAGCATCGTGATCGGCCGCAACCCCGAGGGGGAGCCGGGCGAGCAGCTGCTGTCGATCCCCGACAAGACCCGTACGCTCTCGAAGACCCACGCGCGCCTCATGGTGCAGGGCGACGAGTGGCGGCTCACGGACCTGCACTCCACGAACGGCGTCGTGGTCGTCGCAGACGACGGGCATGAGACCCTGCTCGACCCGGGCGAGAGCGTGACGGGCACCGGGCGCTTCATCCTCGGCGAGGTCGGCATGCACGTCGATGTGGAGTCCGGTTCGTGA